One region of Bartonella alsatica genomic DNA includes:
- a CDS encoding BID domain-containing T4SS effector translates to MPKAKSKTRGIPSPHHYVYPGTNILKNKYGEKNLELFLEKCSYDTEEAMKILRKESLPEYFDSAYLCHIHHQLFKRTFEWAGKIRTVPFTFSDGSMAAMPEMRRAEWDRAFVSDKEILESLQRLEKTLAEKENLQGLTREEFISEAAEMFISLKHIHPFIDGNEHTEQLFFENLAKAAGHRLEFSLVTRERMITAYAEAAKYGNTQLMRDLFEDISNPEKIYILQEFMNNMKELGHNVHDRLVMAAKEDETYTGIYKGANFGSFVLEAQGIYVIGNKEHLLPEQIKTLKPGDTITFTYPKTKELENTLIPRETLAPLTKSEFSKMLMENARIHTVRDQIQYLSKTIYGDSKALNKQMEEILQNPDLGQQLADQIERSPNSISKLVGINFLCFKNQTRANAEECVDLLCSAVRNYAYTVKYVRHSIIQEHKIEQERCGRAVEKPSANLQNLFYLSPESQKKILSQSPLLYKELSTFTRNLDYRLSANEYKAIKNNDYETLAQSIGVSEQKAREITNTVRKAKETHEKVHIHELNRSNALAIAS, encoded by the coding sequence ATGCCAAAAGCAAAGTCAAAAACAAGAGGAATCCCCTCACCCCATCATTATGTCTATCCTGGTACCAACATACTCAAAAATAAATATGGAGAAAAAAATTTAGAACTCTTTCTGGAAAAATGTTCATATGATACAGAAGAAGCAATGAAGATTCTGCGTAAGGAATCGCTGCCAGAATATTTTGACTCCGCTTATCTATGTCATATCCATCACCAATTATTTAAGAGAACTTTTGAATGGGCTGGAAAGATCCGCACTGTTCCTTTCACATTTTCAGATGGTAGTATGGCCGCTATGCCAGAAATGAGAAGAGCCGAATGGGACAGAGCCTTTGTAAGTGATAAGGAAATTCTAGAAAGCTTACAAAGATTAGAGAAAACGCTTGCCGAAAAAGAGAATCTGCAAGGCTTAACGCGCGAAGAATTTATCTCTGAAGCAGCAGAAATGTTTATCTCGCTCAAACATATACACCCATTCATAGATGGCAATGAACACACAGAACAATTATTTTTTGAAAATCTCGCCAAAGCAGCAGGGCATAGACTGGAGTTCTCTCTTGTAACAAGAGAACGCATGATAACTGCCTATGCGGAAGCAGCAAAATATGGCAATACACAACTAATGAGAGATCTTTTTGAAGATATCTCCAATCCAGAAAAAATATATATTTTACAGGAATTCATGAACAACATGAAAGAACTTGGGCACAATGTTCATGATCGTCTTGTTATGGCTGCAAAAGAAGATGAAACCTACACAGGAATCTATAAAGGTGCCAATTTTGGTAGTTTTGTGCTTGAAGCACAAGGTATTTACGTCATTGGCAATAAAGAGCATCTATTACCAGAACAAATAAAAACATTAAAACCTGGTGATACAATTACTTTTACCTATCCCAAAACCAAAGAGCTTGAAAACACGCTCATCCCCAGAGAAACATTAGCGCCTCTAACAAAAAGTGAATTTTCTAAAATGCTTATGGAAAATGCGCGTATACACACAGTTCGAGACCAAATTCAATACTTGTCAAAAACTATTTATGGCGATTCAAAAGCATTAAACAAACAAATGGAAGAAATTCTTCAAAATCCAGACTTAGGCCAACAGCTTGCTGATCAAATTGAACGCTCTCCTAACTCTATTTCTAAGCTTGTAGGTATCAATTTTCTTTGCTTTAAAAATCAAACGCGCGCAAATGCTGAAGAGTGTGTTGATCTGCTTTGTTCTGCAGTTAGGAATTATGCGTATACTGTAAAATATGTACGTCATTCAATCATTCAAGAACATAAAATTGAACAAGAACGCTGTGGAAGAGCAGTAGAAAAGCCTAGTGCAAACTTGCAAAATCTCTTTTACTTATCACCAGAATCACAAAAAAAAATCTTGTCTCAATCTCCTCTATTGTATAAAGAACTCAGCACTTTTACACGCAATTTAGATTATCGTCTCTCAGCAAATGAATATAAAGCGATCAAAAACAATGATTATGAAACACTTGCTCAAAGTATTGGTGTATCAGAACAGAAAGCACGAGAAATTACCAACACTGTTCGGAAAGCCAAAGAAACACATGAGAAAGTTCACATACACGAACTAAATCGCTCAAATGCGCTTGCGATAGCCAGCTAA
- a CDS encoding NuoB/complex I 20 kDa subunit family protein: protein MGLISNDSIMTAPKPKGVIDPNTGKLIGVDDRFFRDINAELSDKGFLVTSTDALITWARTGSLMWMSFGLACCAIEMMQCSMPHYDNERFGYAPRASPRQSDVMVVAGTLTNKMAPALRKVYDQMPEPRYVISMGSCANGGGYYHYSYSVVRGCDRIVPVDIYVPGCPPTAEALLYGILLLQKKIRRTGSIER, encoded by the coding sequence ATGGGATTAATATCTAATGATTCAATAATGACTGCTCCAAAACCAAAAGGGGTTATTGATCCAAATACAGGCAAGTTGATAGGTGTCGATGACAGATTCTTCCGTGATATTAATGCCGAATTATCGGATAAGGGATTTTTAGTTACCTCAACAGATGCTTTGATTACTTGGGCACGTACTGGTTCTTTAATGTGGATGAGTTTTGGTTTGGCTTGTTGTGCTATCGAAATGATGCAGTGTTCAATGCCTCACTATGATAATGAGCGTTTTGGATATGCACCACGCGCGTCACCTCGCCAATCAGATGTGATGGTAGTAGCGGGCACTCTAACGAATAAGATGGCACCAGCTTTAAGAAAAGTGTATGATCAAATGCCGGAGCCACGTTATGTGATTTCTATGGGGTCATGTGCAAACGGTGGTGGATATTACCATTATTCTTATTCAGTTGTACGTGGATGTGATCGTATTGTACCTGTGGATATTTATGTACCAGGATGCCCTCCTACGGCGGAAGCATTGCTGTACGGTATATTATTATTGCAGAAAAAAATCCGTCGTACTGGTTCTATAGAGCGATAA
- a CDS encoding NADH-quinone oxidoreductase subunit D, with protein MAEVNVRNFNINFGPQHPAAHGVLRMVLELDGEVVERVDPHIGLLHRGTEKLMETKTYLQAGPYLDRLDYVAPMNQEHAFVLAIEKLLGVDVPKRGQLIRVLFSEIGRILNHLLNVTTQAMDVGALTPPLWGFEQRERLMIFYERACGARLHANYFRPGGVHQDLPESLIEDIGNFIDPFLIALGKLDALVTPNRIFKQRNVDIGVVSINEAWARGFSGVMIRGAGVPWDLRKSQPYECYNEMEFDIPVGKNSDCYDRYLIRMEEMRQSAKIMRQCVERLLSTEKNGPVSSLDRKIVPPKRSEMKSSMEALIHHFKLYTEGFHTPPGEVYVAVEAPKGEFGVYLISDGTNKPYRVKLRAPGFAHLQAMDFLTRGHMLADATAILGSIDIVFGEVDR; from the coding sequence GTGGCTGAGGTCAATGTTCGAAACTTTAATATTAACTTTGGTCCGCAGCATCCTGCGGCACACGGCGTTTTACGCATGGTTTTGGAATTGGACGGTGAAGTTGTTGAGCGTGTAGATCCACATATTGGGCTGTTGCATCGCGGTACCGAAAAATTAATGGAAACAAAAACTTATCTTCAAGCAGGTCCTTATCTAGATCGTTTGGATTATGTTGCTCCTATGAATCAAGAACATGCTTTTGTGCTTGCCATTGAAAAATTGTTGGGTGTTGATGTTCCTAAACGAGGACAATTAATACGTGTTTTGTTTTCTGAAATTGGGCGCATTCTTAATCATTTACTTAATGTAACAACACAGGCAATGGATGTTGGTGCTTTAACACCACCGCTTTGGGGATTCGAGCAACGTGAAAGATTGATGATTTTTTATGAGCGAGCGTGTGGGGCACGACTTCATGCAAATTATTTTCGTCCTGGTGGTGTGCATCAAGATTTACCTGAATCTTTAATTGAGGATATTGGTAATTTTATTGATCCCTTCCTTATTGCTCTTGGCAAACTTGATGCACTCGTGACGCCAAATCGGATTTTTAAGCAACGTAATGTGGATATTGGTGTAGTAAGTATTAATGAAGCTTGGGCACGTGGTTTTTCTGGAGTCATGATCCGTGGAGCTGGTGTGCCATGGGATTTGCGTAAAAGCCAACCTTATGAATGTTATAATGAAATGGAATTTGATATTCCTGTTGGAAAAAACAGTGATTGTTATGACCGTTACCTGATTCGTATGGAAGAAATGCGTCAGTCAGCAAAAATTATGCGCCAATGTGTGGAACGTTTGCTTAGTACGGAAAAAAATGGACCAGTTTCGAGTTTAGATCGCAAAATTGTTCCTCCAAAGCGTAGTGAAATGAAAAGTTCGATGGAAGCACTTATTCATCATTTTAAACTTTATACAGAAGGTTTTCATACACCTCCTGGTGAAGTGTATGTTGCTGTGGAAGCACCAAAAGGTGAGTTTGGAGTTTATCTTATTTCTGATGGTACGAATAAGCCTTATCGTGTTAAATTACGTGCTCCCGGTTTTGCTCATCTTCAAGCTATGGATTTTTTAACCCGAGGTCATATGCTAGCGGATGCTACAGCTATTTTAGGATCGATTGATATTGTTTTTGGGGAGGTTGATCGCTAA
- a CDS encoding amino acid permease yields MGTNELKRGMNKRQVIFLALGSAIGTGLFYGSAQAIKLAGPSVLFAYCISGLAIFMVMRALGEMIIYNPLPGSFARYAANYISPLAGFLTGWTYVFEMLLVGLADITAFATYMGFWYPDTAPWIWALSITLIITGINLAAVEVYGELEFWLSSIKIIAIIAMIVLGSTIILYGWGTTPTSSTVNIQNLWKNGGIFPNGLFGFLACFSVVVFAFGGVEIIGMAVMEIQDPYQTISKAINSTPVRILLFYIMSLAILMSLYPWNKIGLMDSPFVSIFESLGISSAANILNIVVVTAAISAMNSAMYGAARMIHGLSQEGYALKKFQYLSKNGIPVFVILLILGIFLLGVVLNYFYYEHLFFLIAAMATFATVFVWMMILFSQIFMRLKMPKEVQSDLKFPIPFWPIGPILSILFMIFIFVLLCFFDDTRPVLIVGVSWIIWLIICFYALKLCNSEKNKLHQNNE; encoded by the coding sequence ATGGGAACAAATGAGCTTAAACGAGGTATGAATAAACGCCAAGTTATTTTTTTAGCTCTTGGCTCTGCTATTGGAACGGGACTTTTTTACGGATCTGCACAAGCGATTAAGCTTGCGGGTCCAAGTGTGCTCTTTGCTTATTGTATTTCTGGCTTGGCTATTTTTATGGTTATGCGAGCTCTCGGTGAGATGATTATTTACAATCCACTGCCCGGTTCTTTTGCTCGTTATGCTGCAAATTACATATCGCCGTTAGCAGGTTTTTTAACAGGATGGACGTATGTTTTTGAGATGCTTCTTGTTGGCTTGGCTGATATTACGGCTTTTGCAACTTATATGGGGTTTTGGTATCCTGACACTGCTCCTTGGATATGGGCACTCAGTATTACATTGATCATTACTGGTATCAATTTAGCAGCAGTAGAAGTATACGGTGAACTAGAATTTTGGCTGTCTTCCATTAAAATTATTGCTATTATTGCTATGATTGTTTTAGGGAGCACAATCATTTTATATGGTTGGGGAACAACCCCTACTTCTTCCACTGTTAATATCCAGAATTTATGGAAAAATGGTGGTATTTTTCCCAATGGTTTGTTTGGTTTTTTGGCCTGCTTCAGTGTTGTTGTCTTTGCTTTTGGTGGTGTAGAAATTATCGGAATGGCAGTAATGGAAATACAAGATCCTTATCAAACTATCTCAAAGGCTATTAATTCTACCCCTGTTCGTATTTTACTATTTTATATCATGAGCTTAGCCATTTTAATGTCACTTTATCCTTGGAATAAAATTGGCCTTATGGATAGTCCTTTCGTTTCGATTTTTGAAAGCCTTGGGATTTCGTCAGCTGCTAATATTCTGAACATTGTTGTTGTTACTGCGGCTATTTCAGCAATGAATAGTGCAATGTATGGTGCTGCTCGCATGATACATGGGCTATCGCAAGAAGGTTATGCGTTGAAGAAGTTTCAATATTTATCGAAAAATGGTATACCAGTTTTTGTTATTTTATTGATCTTAGGTATTTTCCTTCTTGGTGTTGTTCTTAATTATTTTTACTATGAACATCTTTTTTTTCTCATTGCAGCAATGGCGACATTTGCAACAGTTTTCGTTTGGATGATGATACTATTTTCGCAGATTTTTATGCGGCTTAAAATGCCTAAAGAAGTGCAATCTGATTTGAAATTTCCAATTCCATTTTGGCCAATAGGACCAATTCTTTCTATCTTATTTATGATTTTTATTTTTGTTTTGTTATGTTTTTTTGATGATACGCGACCAGTTTTAATTGTAGGTGTTAGTTGGATTATTTGGCTTATTATTTGTTTTTATGCACTTAAACTTTGTAATTCGGAGAAAAATAAGCTTCACCAAAATAACGAATAA
- the hutH gene encoding histidine ammonia-lyase, which translates to MTIILKPGEATLSELEAVYFSGEVSKLHHDTHLAIRKGAEHIAKISAGSEPVYGINTGFGKLASIKIDANDVAILQRNLILSHCCGVGEPLAENIVRLIMTLKLLSLGRGASGVRLELVHLLENMLAKGVIPVIPEKGSVGASGDLAPLAHMAAVMMGEGEAFFQKFRMSGAAALEKAGLSPIILEAKEGLALINGTQTSTALALVGLFNSYRALCGGLLAGALTTDAIMGSTAPFHPDIHILRGHYGQIAVSQTLEKLLNDSGIRAAHLRSDDRVQDPYCIRCQPQVMGACFDILIAAAKTLTIEANAVTDNPLILNSGEVVSGGNFHAEPVAFAADQIALALCEIGSISQRRIALMVDPAVSYGLPAFLAQNAGLNSGFMIAEVTAAALMSENKQMAHPASVDSTPTSANQEDHVSMACHGARRLLTMSENLFTIIGIETLVAAQGVEYRAPLKTSFYLQTVIEKLRKNIDSLKKDRYMAPDLQKVHMLVREGHLLSILPKTIFPPLTPQ; encoded by the coding sequence ATGACTATTATACTAAAACCGGGTGAGGCAACGCTTAGCGAACTTGAAGCTGTTTATTTTAGTGGTGAAGTAAGCAAACTTCATCATGATACGCATCTAGCTATCAGAAAAGGAGCAGAACATATTGCTAAAATTTCTGCTGGAAGTGAGCCAGTTTATGGCATCAATACTGGTTTTGGTAAATTAGCTTCGATTAAAATTGATGCAAACGATGTAGCTATTTTACAAAGAAATCTTATTTTGTCACATTGTTGTGGCGTAGGAGAACCTTTAGCTGAAAATATTGTGCGTTTGATAATGACTTTAAAGCTTCTTTCTTTAGGGAGAGGAGCCTCAGGTGTTCGTTTAGAGTTGGTACATTTATTAGAGAATATGCTCGCAAAAGGTGTTATTCCTGTTATTCCTGAGAAAGGATCTGTTGGTGCATCAGGTGATCTTGCTCCACTTGCTCATATGGCTGCTGTTATGATGGGAGAGGGAGAAGCATTTTTTCAAAAATTTCGTATGAGTGGAGCAGCTGCTTTAGAGAAAGCGGGACTATCTCCTATTATTTTAGAAGCAAAAGAAGGTTTGGCTCTTATTAATGGTACCCAAACATCAACAGCACTTGCTCTTGTAGGTCTTTTCAATAGTTATCGGGCATTATGTGGTGGGCTTCTTGCAGGAGCACTGACAACAGATGCTATTATGGGATCAACGGCACCATTTCATCCTGATATCCATATTTTACGAGGCCATTATGGACAAATTGCTGTATCACAAACATTAGAAAAACTTTTAAATGATTCAGGAATTAGAGCTGCACATTTGCGTAGTGATGATCGTGTACAAGATCCTTACTGTATACGTTGCCAACCACAAGTTATGGGTGCGTGTTTTGATATTCTTATCGCAGCTGCAAAAACACTCACTATTGAAGCGAATGCAGTTACAGATAATCCATTGATTTTAAACAGTGGTGAGGTTGTATCAGGTGGAAATTTTCATGCTGAACCTGTAGCATTTGCTGCTGATCAGATAGCTCTTGCTTTATGTGAAATAGGTTCCATTTCTCAAAGACGTATTGCTCTTATGGTTGATCCAGCTGTTTCTTATGGTCTTCCAGCTTTTTTAGCACAAAATGCTGGTCTTAATTCAGGTTTTATGATTGCTGAAGTAACTGCAGCTGCTTTAATGTCTGAAAATAAACAAATGGCACATCCTGCTTCCGTTGATTCAACACCAACGTCAGCAAATCAAGAAGATCATGTTTCCATGGCGTGCCACGGTGCTCGTCGATTACTGACAATGAGTGAAAACCTTTTTACTATTATTGGTATTGAAACGCTTGTTGCAGCACAAGGAGTTGAATATCGTGCACCTTTAAAAACAAGCTTCTATTTACAAACTGTTATAGAGAAACTACGTAAAAATATTGATTCTCTTAAGAAAGATCGCTATATGGCTCCAGATCTTCAGAAGGTGCATATGCTTGTGCGTGAAGGGCACTTATTATCCATTTTACCAAAAACGATTTTTCCTCCATTAACTCCCCAATAA
- a CDS encoding NADH-quinone oxidoreductase subunit C — MNESLVELSTYLKNKLGDKLEETILAFGELTIISRLQAITDVLMFVRDDSRCQFINITDISGVDYPSRDKRFDVSYQLLSPRHNLRLRVKVRTDENTPIASACSIYPGAEWYERETYDMYGILFTGHPDLRRILTDYGFEGHPLRKDFPVTGFVECRYDNEAKKVIYEPVVLRQEMRNFDFLSPWEGAQHVVPCVDKSNDEK, encoded by the coding sequence ATGAATGAATCATTAGTTGAACTTTCTACCTATTTAAAAAACAAATTAGGAGATAAGCTTGAAGAAACCATTCTTGCATTTGGTGAATTAACGATTATATCGCGTCTTCAAGCAATTACGGATGTTTTAATGTTTGTTCGTGATGATTCTCGTTGTCAGTTTATTAATATTACAGATATTAGTGGTGTTGACTATCCTTCTCGTGATAAACGTTTTGATGTCTCTTATCAATTACTATCTCCTCGTCATAATTTACGTTTGCGTGTTAAAGTGCGTACTGATGAAAATACTCCTATTGCTTCTGCCTGCTCGATTTATCCTGGAGCAGAATGGTATGAGCGTGAAACGTATGATATGTATGGAATTTTATTTACAGGTCACCCAGACTTAAGACGCATCTTAACTGATTATGGGTTTGAAGGACATCCTTTACGCAAAGATTTTCCTGTAACAGGATTTGTTGAATGCCGTTATGATAATGAAGCAAAGAAGGTGATTTATGAGCCTGTTGTTTTGCGACAAGAAATGCGTAATTTCGATTTTCTTTCTCCTTGGGAAGGTGCTCAACATGTTGTGCCATGTGTTGACAAATCAAATGATGAAAAATGA
- a CDS encoding NADH-quinone oxidoreductase subunit A: MTHLLGSYLPILIFIIVSAIIAGALLIMPYIVAYRSPDPEKLSAYECGFNSFDDARMKFNIRFYLVSILFIIFDLEVAFLFPWAVSFSSIGMFGFWSMIVFLALLTIGFIYEWKKGALEWD, translated from the coding sequence ATGACTCATTTATTGGGCTCTTATTTACCGATTTTGATCTTTATTATTGTTTCGGCAATTATTGCTGGAGCTCTTTTAATTATGCCTTATATTGTGGCTTATCGTTCTCCTGATCCCGAAAAATTATCGGCTTATGAATGCGGATTTAATTCATTTGATGATGCACGTATGAAGTTTAATATTCGTTTTTATTTAGTGTCTATTTTGTTTATTATTTTTGATCTTGAAGTTGCTTTTCTCTTTCCTTGGGCAGTTTCATTTAGTTCGATAGGTATGTTTGGCTTTTGGTCTATGATTGTGTTTTTAGCACTTTTGACTATTGGATTTATATATGAATGGAAAAAAGGAGCTCTTGAATGGGATTAA
- the nuoF gene encoding NADH-quinone oxidoreductase subunit NuoF — MLTDKDRIFTNLYGLKDKSLKSAMLRGHWDGIKAIINKGRDWIIDEVKASGLRGRGGAGFPTGLKWSFMPKQSDGRPHYLVVNADESEPGTCKDRDILRHDPHALIEGSVIAAFAMGANIAFIYIRGEYIREREALQAAVDECYDAGLLGKKTKYGHACDIIIHHGAGAYICGEETALLESLEGKKGQPRLKPPFPANMGIYGCPTTVNNVETIAVVPTILRRGASWFSSIGRANNVGTKLFMISGHVNAPCTVEEALGVSFRELIEKHTGGIRGGWNNLLAVIPGGASCPVVRGEDMIDAIMDFDGIRDIGSSFGTGGVIVMDKSTDIIKAIWRIAAFFKHESCGQCTPCREGTGWMMRLLERMVEGRAQKREIDLLFEVSKQVEGHTICALGDAAAWPVQGLIRNFRPEIERRIDAYTRNVVQRRNIALEAVG, encoded by the coding sequence ATGCTGACTGATAAAGATCGCATTTTCACCAATCTTTATGGTTTAAAAGACAAATCATTAAAGTCTGCAATGTTACGTGGACATTGGGATGGTATTAAAGCGATTATAAACAAAGGTCGTGATTGGATCATTGATGAAGTGAAGGCATCAGGTTTGCGTGGACGTGGTGGTGCTGGTTTTCCCACAGGACTGAAGTGGTCTTTTATGCCAAAACAGAGTGATGGCCGACCTCATTATTTGGTTGTAAATGCAGATGAATCAGAGCCTGGAACATGTAAAGATCGTGATATTTTACGGCATGACCCGCATGCTTTGATTGAAGGAAGTGTTATTGCTGCTTTTGCGATGGGGGCGAATATCGCCTTTATTTATATTCGTGGTGAATATATTCGTGAACGTGAAGCGCTTCAAGCTGCTGTTGATGAATGTTATGATGCCGGATTACTTGGCAAAAAAACGAAATATGGGCATGCTTGTGATATTATTATTCATCATGGTGCTGGTGCTTATATTTGTGGCGAAGAAACAGCTCTTCTCGAGAGTCTTGAGGGGAAAAAGGGGCAACCTCGACTTAAACCACCGTTTCCTGCGAATATGGGGATTTATGGCTGTCCAACAACAGTAAACAATGTAGAGACCATTGCAGTTGTTCCAACAATTTTACGTCGAGGTGCTTCGTGGTTTTCATCAATTGGGCGTGCAAATAATGTTGGAACGAAATTATTTATGATTTCTGGACATGTTAATGCACCCTGTACAGTTGAAGAAGCTCTTGGTGTTTCGTTCCGCGAATTAATTGAAAAACATACAGGTGGTATTCGTGGTGGATGGAATAACCTTTTAGCAGTTATTCCTGGCGGTGCTTCTTGCCCAGTTGTTCGTGGTGAGGATATGATTGATGCGATCATGGATTTTGATGGAATACGAGATATTGGATCTTCTTTTGGCACAGGTGGTGTGATTGTTATGGATAAATCGACTGACATTATCAAGGCAATTTGGCGTATAGCAGCTTTTTTCAAGCATGAGAGCTGTGGTCAATGTACACCGTGTCGTGAAGGCACAGGTTGGATGATGCGTCTTTTAGAACGTATGGTTGAAGGAAGAGCGCAAAAACGTGAAATTGATCTTTTGTTCGAAGTCTCTAAACAAGTTGAAGGACACACTATTTGTGCACTTGGTGATGCAGCCGCATGGCCTGTACAGGGGTTGATCCGTAATTTTCGTCCAGAAATTGAACGTAGAATTGATGCTTATACGCGAAATGTAGTCCAAAGAAGAAATATTGCTTTGGAAGCAGTAGGATAG
- the nuoE gene encoding NADH-quinone oxidoreductase subunit NuoE produces the protein MSVRRLADDIYQPVEFSFTKENQIWVQNTIDKYPAGRKQSAVIPLLMRAQEQDGWVTRAAIEHIAQILSMAYIRVLEIATFYTQFQLQPVGTKAHIQVCGTTPCMLRGSGELIKVCQKKIHREPFITNRDGTLSWEEVECLGACVNAPMVMIFKDTYEDLTAERLEEIIDAFESGKGSEIVVGSQSGRKSSEPVSGLTSLIDIDDAKEKKDPSSLQKKDKKKIGV, from the coding sequence ATGTCTGTACGCCGTCTTGCAGATGATATCTATCAGCCCGTAGAGTTTTCTTTTACAAAAGAAAATCAGATATGGGTGCAAAATACTATAGACAAATATCCTGCAGGGCGTAAGCAGTCTGCTGTAATTCCATTATTAATGCGTGCTCAAGAGCAAGATGGTTGGGTAACACGTGCTGCAATTGAGCATATTGCACAGATTCTTTCCATGGCTTATATTCGTGTTCTAGAGATTGCCACTTTCTACACTCAGTTTCAACTCCAACCAGTCGGAACAAAAGCACATATTCAGGTTTGTGGTACGACTCCTTGTATGTTACGTGGTTCTGGTGAATTGATTAAAGTTTGTCAGAAAAAAATTCATCGTGAGCCTTTTATTACCAATCGGGATGGAACTTTATCATGGGAAGAAGTAGAGTGTCTTGGTGCTTGTGTAAATGCTCCAATGGTTATGATTTTTAAAGATACTTATGAAGATCTTACAGCTGAACGACTTGAAGAAATTATTGATGCATTTGAATCTGGTAAAGGCTCTGAGATAGTAGTGGGGTCGCAAAGCGGTCGTAAATCATCAGAACCTGTGAGTGGTTTGACTTCTCTTATTGATATTGATGATGCAAAAGAAAAAAAAGATCCCTCAAGTCTTCAAAAAAAAGATAAGAAGAAAATAGGAGTATAA